DNA sequence from the Candidatus Methylomirabilota bacterium genome:
GGAGGCGCGATCATGGCGACGGCAAGGCTGCTGGGCGCGAGCATCAAGCGGCGCGAGGACCCGCGCTTCATCACCGGCAAGGGCAACTATGTGGACGACCTCAAGCTGCCCGGGATGACCTATGCGGCCTTCGTGCGGAGCCCTCACGCGCACGCCGGGATCCGTAAGATCGACACGGCCAAGGCCCTCAAGCACCCGGGCGTGGTGGCGGTCTTCACGGCCAAGGACATGACCGGCGTCAACTCGCTGCCGTGCGGATGGGATCTTCGCAAGGACAAGAACGTCCCCGGCGTGGTGCAGGACCTGGCGATGGTTCCCCACATGCCCTTGACCTCCGACGTGGCCCGCCACGTGGGGGATCCCGTCGCGGTGGTCATCGCCGACAGCCAGGACGCGGCTCTCGACGCCGCCGAGCTCGTGACCGTGGACTGGGAAGTGAAGCCCTCGGTGACGGCTACCGCCGGGGCCGCCCAGGCGGGCGCCGCGCAGATTCACGCGGGCGCGCCGGGGAACATCGCCTTCAAGTGGGAGCTCGGGGGCGGCGACCTCGATGCCGCGTTCAAGAGCGCCGACGTCGTCGTCAAGAAGCGCATTGTGAACCAGCGGCTCGTCGCCAACGCGATGGAGCCGCGTGCCTGCGTCGCGCGCTTTGAGGAGTCGACAGGCGACCTGACGCTGTGGGTGACGTCGCAGAACCCGCACGTTCACCGCCTCCTGATGTGCGCCTTCGTCCTCGGCATTCCCGAGCACAAGGTGCGCGTCATCTCTCCCGACGTGGGCGGCGGCTTCGGCTCCAAGATCTTCCTCTACAACGAGGAGGTCGTCTGCTCGTGGGCGTCGCGCCAGATCAAGCGGCCGATCAGGTGGACCTCGACGCGTCGGGAGGCGTACCTGACGGATGCCCACGGGCGAGACCACGTCACCGACGCGGCGATGGCGATGTCCAAGGACGGCAAGATCCTGGGCCTCCACGTCAAGACCACCGCGAACCTGGGAGCGTACCTCTCCACCTTCGGGCCCGCCGTCCCGACGTTCCTCTACGGCACGCTCCTGAACGGTGTCTACGTCATGGGTGCCATTCGCTGCGAGGTCACCGGCGTGTTCACCAACACCACCGCGGTGGACGCGTACCGTGGCGCAGGCCGGCCCGAGGCCTGTTACGTGCTCGAGCGGATGGTCGACGCCGCGGCGGCCGCACTCAAGATGGATCCCGCCGAGGTCCGGAAAAAGAATTTCATCCCGAAATTTTCAGGGGCGTATCAGACTCACGTGGCCGTCTCGTACGACAGCGGCGATTATCCAAAGGCGTTCGACCGCCTCCTCCAGATGTTCGACTACAAGAAATTCCGAGCCGAGCAGGCGGAGGCACGGAAGAAGGGTCGCTACCTCGGCGTCGGCTTCTCGACTTACATCGAGGCGTGCTCCATCGCGCCCTCGAAGCTCGTGGGCGCTCTCGGCGCCGGCGCGGGCCTTTACGAGTCCGGAAAAGTCCGCGTGCACCCGACGGGAGGGGTGACGGTCTACACGGGCTCGCACTCGCACGGCCAGGGGCACGAGACCACCTTCGCCCAGCTCGTGGCCGACGAGCTCCAGATCCCGATCGACCAGGTCGAGGTCGTCCACGGCGACACCGGCGCGATTCCGTTCGGCATGGGCACCTACGGTAGCCGCTCTGCTTCGGTGGGAGGCACCGCGCTCCACATGTCGGTCAACAAGATCAAGGAGAAGGGGAAGAAGATCGCGGCGCACCTGCTCGAGGCCTCGGCCAGCGACATCGAATATGTCGGTGGGCAGTTCCAGGTGCGCGGCGCCCCCGGCAAGGCGGTGCCCTGGGGCGCGGTGGCCCTCACGGCCTACGTGCCGCACAACTATCCCGAGGGCCTCGAGCCGGGGCTCGAGGAGACGAGCTTCTACGATCCCTCGAACTTCTGCTTCCCGTTCGGGGCCCACGCCTGCGTCGTCGAGGTCGATGGCGACACCGGCCACGTGAAGATCGTGCGGTACGTGGCCGTGGACGACGTCGGGAACGTGATCAATCCCATGATCGTCGACGGGATGGTCCACGGCGGGATTGCCCAGGGAGTGGCGCAAGCCCTCTGGGAGGGGGCGGTCTACGACGAGGAGTCCGGCCAGCTCGTCACCGGCAGCCTCATGGACTACGCGGTGCCGAAGGCCGACATGCTGCCGATGTACGAGACCGCGCGCACCGAGACGCCGACGCCGGTCAACCCGCTCGGCATCAAGGGGGCGGGAGAGACGGGGACCATCGCCTCCACCCCGGCGGTCGTCAACGCGGTCGTGGACGCGCTGTCGGGTCTCGGTGTTGACCATATCGAAGTCATGCCGCTCACGCCTGAGCGGGTCTGGAAGATCGTCCAGGCCGCCAAATCGAAGAAGTAAGGGAGACGCCCATGTATCCAGCCCAGTTCGAGTACCACAAGGCCGGCACGGTCAAGGAGGCGGTGGATCTCCTGGCCAAGTACAAGGACGACGCCAAGCTCCTCGCCGGCGGCCACAGCCTGCTGCCGGCGATGAAGCTGCGCCTGGCCCAGCCCAAGCACCTGATCGACATCGGAAAGGTGTCGGGGCTCGCCGGGGTCAAGGAGGAGGGCGGCACCCTCGTCATCGGCGCCATGACCACCCACTACGCGATTGAGTCCTCGGCCGTCCTCAAGAGCAAGTGCCCGCTCTTGCCGGAGGTCGCGGGGCACATCGGCGACCCCATGGTGCGCAACATGGGCACTCTCGGAGGGAGTCTCGCCCACGCGGACCCAGCCGCTGACTGGCCGGCTGCTGTCATCGCTCTCGGGGCCGAGCTCGTGGCCGAGGGGCCCAAGGGCAAGCGGACCATCAAGGTCGACGACTTCTTCAAGGGACTTCTGACTACTGCGCTCGCAGAGAACGAGATTCTCACGGAAATCCGAGTCCCGGCATGCGGGGCGAACGTCAAGTGCGCCTACGCCAAGTTCCCGCATCCGGCGTCGCGCTTCGCCGTCGTGGGCGTCGCGGCGGTCTTGACCTTGGACG
Encoded proteins:
- a CDS encoding xanthine dehydrogenase family protein molybdopterin-binding subunit, translated to MATARLLGASIKRREDPRFITGKGNYVDDLKLPGMTYAAFVRSPHAHAGIRKIDTAKALKHPGVVAVFTAKDMTGVNSLPCGWDLRKDKNVPGVVQDLAMVPHMPLTSDVARHVGDPVAVVIADSQDAALDAAELVTVDWEVKPSVTATAGAAQAGAAQIHAGAPGNIAFKWELGGGDLDAAFKSADVVVKKRIVNQRLVANAMEPRACVARFEESTGDLTLWVTSQNPHVHRLLMCAFVLGIPEHKVRVISPDVGGGFGSKIFLYNEEVVCSWASRQIKRPIRWTSTRREAYLTDAHGRDHVTDAAMAMSKDGKILGLHVKTTANLGAYLSTFGPAVPTFLYGTLLNGVYVMGAIRCEVTGVFTNTTAVDAYRGAGRPEACYVLERMVDAAAAALKMDPAEVRKKNFIPKFSGAYQTHVAVSYDSGDYPKAFDRLLQMFDYKKFRAEQAEARKKGRYLGVGFSTYIEACSIAPSKLVGALGAGAGLYESGKVRVHPTGGVTVYTGSHSHGQGHETTFAQLVADELQIPIDQVEVVHGDTGAIPFGMGTYGSRSASVGGTALHMSVNKIKEKGKKIAAHLLEASASDIEYVGGQFQVRGAPGKAVPWGAVALTAYVPHNYPEGLEPGLEETSFYDPSNFCFPFGAHACVVEVDGDTGHVKIVRYVAVDDVGNVINPMIVDGMVHGGIAQGVAQALWEGAVYDEESGQLVTGSLMDYAVPKADMLPMYETARTETPTPVNPLGIKGAGETGTIASTPAVVNAVVDALSGLGVDHIEVMPLTPERVWKIVQAAKSKK
- a CDS encoding xanthine dehydrogenase family protein subunit M → MYPAQFEYHKAGTVKEAVDLLAKYKDDAKLLAGGHSLLPAMKLRLAQPKHLIDIGKVSGLAGVKEEGGTLVIGAMTTHYAIESSAVLKSKCPLLPEVAGHIGDPMVRNMGTLGGSLAHADPAADWPAAVIALGAELVAEGPKGKRTIKVDDFFKGLLTTALAENEILTEIRVPACGANVKCAYAKFPHPASRFAVVGVAAVLTLDGGKISKASIGITGAGTKATRAKGVEAAIAGKAADAASIQAAASSAADGVDVQADLQGSVEYKQHLLRVFAKRAMEAAAAKK